In Gossypium hirsutum isolate 1008001.06 chromosome D06, Gossypium_hirsutum_v2.1, whole genome shotgun sequence, one genomic interval encodes:
- the LOC107889909 gene encoding FT-interacting protein 3 isoform X1, whose translation MIIDKSKMQKPPPQSVDFALKQTSPNIGAGAVTGDKLSCTYDLVEQMQYLYVRVVKAKDLPGKDVTGSCDPYVEVKLGNYKGVTKHFEKKSNPEWNQVFGFSKERIQASILEVFVKDKDVVVDDLIGRVVFDVNEIPKRVPPDSPLAPQWYRLEDRKGNKAKGELMLAVWMGTQADEAFPDAWHSDAASVGPDGVTNIRSKVYLSPKLWYVRVNVIEAQDLVPSDKGRFPEVFVKAVLGNQALRTRISPSKTINPMWNEDLIFVVAEPFEEPLFLSVEDRVGSNKDETLGKCVIPLQVVQRRLDHKPVNSRWHNLEKHVIVDGEKKEMKFASRIHLRICLEGGYHVLDESTHCSSDLRPTAKQLWRPNIGILELGILSAHGLMPMKTKDGRGTTDAYCVAKYGQKWIRTRTIVDNFMPRWNEQYTWEVFDPCTVITIGVFDNGHIHGGAGGAKDARIGKVRIRLSTLEADRVYTHSYPLLVLHSSGVKKTGEVQLAVRFTCSTLINMLRMYSHPLLPKMHYIHPLSVIQLDSLRHQAMQIVSVRLSRAEPPLRKEVVEYMLDVDSHMWSMRRSKANFFRIMGVLSGLIAVGKWFDQLCNWRNPITTILIHILFIILVLYPELILPTVFLYLFLIGIWNYRWRPLHPPHMDTRLSHADAAHPDELDEEFDTFPTSRPSDIVRMRYDRLRSIGGRVQTVIGDLATQGERLQSLLSWRDPRATTLFVTFCLIAAIVLYVTPFQVVALLIGLYALRHPRFRHKLPSVPLNFFRRLPARSDSML comes from the exons ATGATTATTGACAA AAGCAAGATGCAGAAGCCGCCGCCACAATCAGTAGACTTTGCCCTAAAGCAGACCTCACCCAACATCGGGGCCGGGGCAGTCACCGGTGATAAGCTTTCGTGCACCTATGACCTTGTGGAGCAAATGCAATACCTGTACGTTCGAGTTGTGAAGGCTAAGGATTTACCTGGAAAAGATGTCACTGGCAGCTGTGATCCTTATGTGGAGGTTAAACTTGGGAACTACAAGGGAGTAACTAAGCATTTCGAGAAGAAGAGCAATCCTGAATGGAACCAAGTATTTGGATTCTCAAAAGAAAGAATTCAAGCTTCTATTTTGGAAGTGTTTGTGAAGGACAAGGATGTTGTTGTAGATGATTTAATCGGCAGGGTTGTGTTCGATGTCAATGAAATTCCGAAGAGGGTTCCTCCGGACAGCCCATTGGCGCCACAGTGGTATAGATTGGAAGATCGAAAGGGTAATAAAGCAAAGGGAGAGCTCATGCTGGCTGTTTGGATGGGAACTCAAGCAGATGAGGCATTTCCGGATGCGTGGCATTCAGATGCTGCATCAGTTGGCCCAGATGGTGTTACAAACATTCGATCAAAAGTGTATCTTTCCCCCAAGCTTTGGTATGTGAGGGTGAATGTCATTGAAGCTCAAGACTTGGTACCTAGTGATAAAGGCAGGTTCCCTGAAGTATTTGTGAAAGCTGTTCTCGGAAATCAGGCTTTGAGAACTAGAATATCTCCGAGTAAGACCATCAATCCAATGTGGAATGAGGACTTGATTTTTGTAGTTGCTGAACCTTTCGAGGAGCCATTGTTTCTATCAGTGGAAGATAGGGTGGGATCGAACAAGGATGAAACCTTGGGGAAGTGTGTGATTCCATTACAGGTGGTTCAAAGAAGGTTAGACCATAAACCTGTAAATAGTCGGTGGCACAATCTCGAGAAACATGTGATTGTTGatggagagaaaaaagaaatgaaattcgcCAGCCGGATTCACTTAAGGATCTGTTTAGAAGGAGGGTATCATGTTTTGGATGAATCTACACACTGCAGCAGTGATCTTAGGCCGACTGCAAAACAGCTATGGAGACCAAACATTGGAATTCTTGAACTGGGTATTCTAAGTGCCCACGGCCTGATGCCAATGAAAACAAAAGATGGACGAGGAACCACAGATGCTTATTGTGTGGCCAAGTATGGGCAGAAATGGATCCGGACAAGGACAATCGTTGACAATTTCATGCCAAGGTGGAATGAGCAGTACACTTGGGAGGTTTTCGATCCTTGTACTGTCATCACTATAGGGGTTTTTGATAATGGTCATATACACGGGGGAGCTGGAGGGGCAAAGGATGCAAGAATTGGGAAGGTAAGGATTCGGTTATCGACACTCGAAGCCGACAGGGTCTATACGCATTCATATCCTCTACTGGTGCTACATTCTTCAGGGGTTAAAAAAACTGGTGAAGTTCAATTGGCTGTGAGGTTCACCTGCTCAACTTTGATTAACATGCTGCGTATGTATTCGCATCCACTGTTGCCTAAGATGCACTACATCCACCCATTGTCTGTGATTCAGCTCGATAGCTTGAGGCACCAAGCTATGCAGATTGTCTCGGTGAGACTGAGCCGGGCTGAGCCACCATTGAGGAAGGAAGTTGTGGAGTACATGCTGGATGTTGATTCACATATGTGGAGCATGAGGAGAAGTAAAGCAAACTTTTTCCGAATTATGGGAGTTCTAAGTGGGTTGATTGCAGTTGGAAAATGGTTTGATCAACTCTGCAATTGGAGAAACCCTATTACAACCATTTTGATTCATATCCTTTTCATTATATTGGTTCTTTATCCTGAGCTAATACTTCCCACGGTTTTTCTCTACCTTTTCCTAATCGGAATCTGGAACTACCGCTGGCGGCCACTGCACCCTCCTCACATGGATACGCGTCTGTCTCATGCCGATGCAGCCCATCCAGATGAACTAGATGAAGAGTTTGATACCTTCCCCACTTCCCGCCCATCTGATATCGTCAGGATGAGATATGATCGTCTCAGAAGTATAGGAGGGAGAGTTCAGACTGTGATTGGTGATCTGGCAACACAAGGGGAAAGGTTACAGTCTCTGCTAAGCTGGAGGGACCCGAGAGCAACCACCTTATTCGTGACATTCTGTTTGATCGCCGCCATAGTTCTTTATGTTACACCATTCCAAGTTGTGGCTCTTCTCATAGGACTTTATGCCTTAAGGCATCCTAGGTTCCGCCACAAACTTCCGTCAGTACCTCTTAACTTCTTTAGACGGTTGCCTGCGAGATCGGACAGCATGTTATGA
- the LOC107889909 gene encoding FT-interacting protein 3 isoform X2 yields the protein MQKPPPQSVDFALKQTSPNIGAGAVTGDKLSCTYDLVEQMQYLYVRVVKAKDLPGKDVTGSCDPYVEVKLGNYKGVTKHFEKKSNPEWNQVFGFSKERIQASILEVFVKDKDVVVDDLIGRVVFDVNEIPKRVPPDSPLAPQWYRLEDRKGNKAKGELMLAVWMGTQADEAFPDAWHSDAASVGPDGVTNIRSKVYLSPKLWYVRVNVIEAQDLVPSDKGRFPEVFVKAVLGNQALRTRISPSKTINPMWNEDLIFVVAEPFEEPLFLSVEDRVGSNKDETLGKCVIPLQVVQRRLDHKPVNSRWHNLEKHVIVDGEKKEMKFASRIHLRICLEGGYHVLDESTHCSSDLRPTAKQLWRPNIGILELGILSAHGLMPMKTKDGRGTTDAYCVAKYGQKWIRTRTIVDNFMPRWNEQYTWEVFDPCTVITIGVFDNGHIHGGAGGAKDARIGKVRIRLSTLEADRVYTHSYPLLVLHSSGVKKTGEVQLAVRFTCSTLINMLRMYSHPLLPKMHYIHPLSVIQLDSLRHQAMQIVSVRLSRAEPPLRKEVVEYMLDVDSHMWSMRRSKANFFRIMGVLSGLIAVGKWFDQLCNWRNPITTILIHILFIILVLYPELILPTVFLYLFLIGIWNYRWRPLHPPHMDTRLSHADAAHPDELDEEFDTFPTSRPSDIVRMRYDRLRSIGGRVQTVIGDLATQGERLQSLLSWRDPRATTLFVTFCLIAAIVLYVTPFQVVALLIGLYALRHPRFRHKLPSVPLNFFRRLPARSDSML from the coding sequence ATGCAGAAGCCGCCGCCACAATCAGTAGACTTTGCCCTAAAGCAGACCTCACCCAACATCGGGGCCGGGGCAGTCACCGGTGATAAGCTTTCGTGCACCTATGACCTTGTGGAGCAAATGCAATACCTGTACGTTCGAGTTGTGAAGGCTAAGGATTTACCTGGAAAAGATGTCACTGGCAGCTGTGATCCTTATGTGGAGGTTAAACTTGGGAACTACAAGGGAGTAACTAAGCATTTCGAGAAGAAGAGCAATCCTGAATGGAACCAAGTATTTGGATTCTCAAAAGAAAGAATTCAAGCTTCTATTTTGGAAGTGTTTGTGAAGGACAAGGATGTTGTTGTAGATGATTTAATCGGCAGGGTTGTGTTCGATGTCAATGAAATTCCGAAGAGGGTTCCTCCGGACAGCCCATTGGCGCCACAGTGGTATAGATTGGAAGATCGAAAGGGTAATAAAGCAAAGGGAGAGCTCATGCTGGCTGTTTGGATGGGAACTCAAGCAGATGAGGCATTTCCGGATGCGTGGCATTCAGATGCTGCATCAGTTGGCCCAGATGGTGTTACAAACATTCGATCAAAAGTGTATCTTTCCCCCAAGCTTTGGTATGTGAGGGTGAATGTCATTGAAGCTCAAGACTTGGTACCTAGTGATAAAGGCAGGTTCCCTGAAGTATTTGTGAAAGCTGTTCTCGGAAATCAGGCTTTGAGAACTAGAATATCTCCGAGTAAGACCATCAATCCAATGTGGAATGAGGACTTGATTTTTGTAGTTGCTGAACCTTTCGAGGAGCCATTGTTTCTATCAGTGGAAGATAGGGTGGGATCGAACAAGGATGAAACCTTGGGGAAGTGTGTGATTCCATTACAGGTGGTTCAAAGAAGGTTAGACCATAAACCTGTAAATAGTCGGTGGCACAATCTCGAGAAACATGTGATTGTTGatggagagaaaaaagaaatgaaattcgcCAGCCGGATTCACTTAAGGATCTGTTTAGAAGGAGGGTATCATGTTTTGGATGAATCTACACACTGCAGCAGTGATCTTAGGCCGACTGCAAAACAGCTATGGAGACCAAACATTGGAATTCTTGAACTGGGTATTCTAAGTGCCCACGGCCTGATGCCAATGAAAACAAAAGATGGACGAGGAACCACAGATGCTTATTGTGTGGCCAAGTATGGGCAGAAATGGATCCGGACAAGGACAATCGTTGACAATTTCATGCCAAGGTGGAATGAGCAGTACACTTGGGAGGTTTTCGATCCTTGTACTGTCATCACTATAGGGGTTTTTGATAATGGTCATATACACGGGGGAGCTGGAGGGGCAAAGGATGCAAGAATTGGGAAGGTAAGGATTCGGTTATCGACACTCGAAGCCGACAGGGTCTATACGCATTCATATCCTCTACTGGTGCTACATTCTTCAGGGGTTAAAAAAACTGGTGAAGTTCAATTGGCTGTGAGGTTCACCTGCTCAACTTTGATTAACATGCTGCGTATGTATTCGCATCCACTGTTGCCTAAGATGCACTACATCCACCCATTGTCTGTGATTCAGCTCGATAGCTTGAGGCACCAAGCTATGCAGATTGTCTCGGTGAGACTGAGCCGGGCTGAGCCACCATTGAGGAAGGAAGTTGTGGAGTACATGCTGGATGTTGATTCACATATGTGGAGCATGAGGAGAAGTAAAGCAAACTTTTTCCGAATTATGGGAGTTCTAAGTGGGTTGATTGCAGTTGGAAAATGGTTTGATCAACTCTGCAATTGGAGAAACCCTATTACAACCATTTTGATTCATATCCTTTTCATTATATTGGTTCTTTATCCTGAGCTAATACTTCCCACGGTTTTTCTCTACCTTTTCCTAATCGGAATCTGGAACTACCGCTGGCGGCCACTGCACCCTCCTCACATGGATACGCGTCTGTCTCATGCCGATGCAGCCCATCCAGATGAACTAGATGAAGAGTTTGATACCTTCCCCACTTCCCGCCCATCTGATATCGTCAGGATGAGATATGATCGTCTCAGAAGTATAGGAGGGAGAGTTCAGACTGTGATTGGTGATCTGGCAACACAAGGGGAAAGGTTACAGTCTCTGCTAAGCTGGAGGGACCCGAGAGCAACCACCTTATTCGTGACATTCTGTTTGATCGCCGCCATAGTTCTTTATGTTACACCATTCCAAGTTGTGGCTCTTCTCATAGGACTTTATGCCTTAAGGCATCCTAGGTTCCGCCACAAACTTCCGTCAGTACCTCTTAACTTCTTTAGACGGTTGCCTGCGAGATCGGACAGCATGTTATGA
- the LOC107889925 gene encoding CCR4-NOT transcription complex subunit 9, with product MKQMMNMPQNLSMNAPFGLPSTSNPTSAGVPATKDRKMASAEHLVLDLSNPDLRESALLELSKKRELFQDLAPLLWNSFGTIAALLQEIVCIYPVLSPPNLTPVQSNRVCNALALLQCVASHPDTRMLFLNAHIPLYLYPFLNTTSKSRPFEYLRLTSLGVIGALVKVDDTEVISFLLSTEIIPLCLRTMEMGSELSKTVATFIVQKILLDDVGLDYICTTAERFFAVGRVLRNMVAAIAEQPSSRLLKHIIRCYLRLSDNPRACDALRSCLPDMLRDATFSTCLREDQTTRRWLQQLLHNVGVSRVPTLQAGAGFDHMLVS from the exons ATGAAGCAAATGATGAATATGCCTCAAAATCTATCGATGAACGCGCCTTTTGGGCTGCCCAGCACCTCGAATCCAACTTCCGCCGGAGTGCCGGCGACTAAGGATCGGAAGATGGCATCGGCGGAGCATTTGGTTCTCGACCTGAGCAATCCTGATCTCCGAGAAAGCGCTCTTCTCGAACTATCGAag aagagGGAACTATTTCAAGATTTGGCTCCGTTGTTGTGGAATTCTTTTGGTACTATTGCTGCACTGCTACAG GAGATAGTTTGTATTTACCCTGTTCTCTCCCCTCCAAATCTAACTCCTGTTCAATCAAATCGAGTTTGTAATGCCCTTGCTCTACTTCAG TGTGTAGCTTCTCACCCAGACACAAGGATGTTATTCCTAAATG CTCATATACCCCTGTATTTGTATCCTTTCCTTAATACAACAAGTAAATCGAGGCCTTTTGAGTACTTGAGGCTTACTAGCTTAGGTGTCATCGGTGCCTTGGTGAAG GTTGATGATACAGAAGTTATTAGCTTTCTTCTTTCAACAGAGATAATCCCACTATGCCTCCGAACAATGGAGATGGGTAGTGAACTATCGAAAACA GTTGCCACTTTTATAGTTCAGAAGATTCTACTAGATGATGTTGGGTTGGACTATATTTGCACTACTGCAGAGCGATTTTTTGCAGTTGGTCGAGTTCTGAGAAATATGGTTGCTGCAATTGCTGAGCAACCCTCTTCACGACTTTTAAAACATATTATTCGATGTTATCTTAGATTGTCAGACAACCCAAG AGCTTGTGATGCATTAAGAAGTTGCCTTCCTGATATGTTACGCGATGCCACTTTTAGTACTTGCCTTCGT GAGGATCAAACCACTAGGAGGTGGCTGCAACAGTTGCTTCACAATGTTGGGGTGAGTCGGGTGCCAACACTTCAGGCTGGTGCAGGGTTTGATCACATGCTGGTTAGCTGA